Proteins from a genomic interval of Lelliottia amnigena:
- the proP_5 gene encoding general substrate transporter — MAFVAGSGLVFLLTATLGEATMSDWGWRIPFLIAGPLGLVGLYLRKHLEDTPEFLEMVKSGKTEASPLRTAVTTAWGALLFCVGFVVIKAVGHWTLQTFMPSYLSTELHYSKLDSYAITTVGLFAIAVMVPFMGYLSDKFGRKPLMLAGCAGFILFTYPAMMVMARGDMLSAVLAMLLLGAFIAAFDGACSAAMAELFPTSIRYGGMAIAYNVAVAFFWRDHAMVFGVSDDGNRQPVLSGLLCDGAALITFLTVLRAKETAGQPLRR, encoded by the coding sequence ATGGCCTTTGTCGCGGGCTCCGGTCTGGTGTTTCTGCTGACCGCTACGCTTGGCGAAGCGACGATGAGCGACTGGGGCTGGCGCATTCCCTTCCTGATTGCCGGACCGCTGGGTCTGGTCGGGTTGTATCTGCGAAAACATCTCGAAGACACGCCTGAGTTTCTGGAGATGGTTAAGAGCGGCAAAACGGAAGCGTCGCCGCTACGGACTGCCGTCACCACGGCCTGGGGCGCGCTGCTGTTTTGTGTGGGTTTTGTGGTGATCAAGGCGGTAGGGCACTGGACATTGCAGACCTTTATGCCGAGCTATTTATCCACCGAACTCCATTATTCAAAACTCGACTCTTACGCTATCACCACCGTTGGTCTGTTCGCGATTGCGGTAATGGTGCCGTTTATGGGGTATTTGTCGGATAAATTTGGTCGTAAACCGTTGATGCTTGCGGGCTGCGCGGGTTTTATCTTGTTCACCTATCCCGCCATGATGGTGATGGCGCGCGGCGATATGCTGTCTGCCGTACTGGCGATGTTGCTTCTGGGGGCGTTTATTGCCGCCTTTGACGGCGCATGCAGCGCGGCGATGGCAGAACTGTTCCCAACCAGCATTCGCTATGGCGGAATGGCCATTGCGTACAATGTCGCTGTGGCATTCTTTTGGCGGGATCACGCCATGGTTTTCGGCGTATCTGATGACGGCAACAGGCAACCCGTTCTCTCCGGCTTACTATGTGATGGAGCGGCGCTGATCACGTTCCTGACGGTGTTACGCGCGAAAGAAACAGCAGGACAGCCACTTCGTCGTTAA
- a CDS encoding Protein of uncharacterised function (DUF1493): MSDIRCDVLEMFRDEISRELNINGKEILLELESDLFDAPGDDLHSALDRYEKEFNVDLSVVNWSRYFPWQNTPRMTRWFGNAKREDIEATRLPLTVRMFAESAVAGKWLYE, encoded by the coding sequence ATGAGCGATATTCGATGTGATGTGTTGGAAATGTTCAGGGATGAAATTTCCCGTGAGCTTAACATTAACGGGAAGGAAATCCTGCTTGAACTCGAATCGGATTTGTTCGATGCGCCTGGGGACGACCTTCACAGCGCCTTAGATCGGTACGAAAAAGAGTTCAACGTTGACCTGTCTGTTGTCAACTGGAGCCGCTATTTTCCTTGGCAGAATACTCCTCGAATGACACGTTGGTTCGGTAACGCTAAACGAGAGGATATTGAAGCTACGCGATTACCATTAACAGTGAGAATGTTTGCGGAATCCGCTGTTGCTGGAAAATGGTTATATGAATGA